Within Bernardetia sp. MNP-M8, the genomic segment GAATTGTTCCAGAGGAATTACCAGCAGCCGAAGACGCAAAAAAAGTGAAGAGAAGGCTAAGTAGTGAGGGTAAAAAATTAATCAGTAAGAGAAAAAAATAACTTTATCTACTAATCAAACGGATTAGTATTATTTGACTTTTTAGTTGTGTTATTTGATGTTAAATAACCCATCACATAAACTATTATTTACGAGATGCTAGTGGTAACACAATGGCGATTTATGAAACAATAAACACGTCAGAAACACCGTCTAACAGCAACATCGCAATAAAAGAAATACCAATCTATGGTTCAAGCCGTTTAGGGCAGTACAGACCGTTAAAAGAAGAATTAGGACAAGTAAATAAAGACCTAAAAACAGCTCTTGGACAACGTATCTACGAGTTCTCAAACCATCTTGGAAATGTTCTTGTAACTTTAAATGATTTTAAAGTACCAAATACAGATGGTTCATACAAAAGTATCGTACTCTCAGCCTCCGATTACTATCCATTCGGAATGGCGATGAAGGAAAGAACCTATCAGAATGAAGATTATAGGTATGGGTTTAATGGAAAAGAAAATGATACAGACTTTGGAGTTGGAAAAACTGACTTTGGGGCTAGAATATATGATGAGAAAATTGGACGATGGTTAGCTTGTGACCCTTTAGAAAATCAATATAGTAATGTGAGTTCTTATGCTTTTGTTGATAATTCTCCAATATTTTTCATAGACCCTAATGGAGAAGAAATAGTACCTACTATAAAAGATGCAAAAAAATTAGCAAACTATAAAAGTATTATGCGTAAAATAGATGCTTATTCCATTCTAAAATTAAATAATGAGATACTTTCATCTTACACTAACATGCCTAATACCCAAAAACGAAAAAAGTCTAAAGCTTGGTTTTTTCATTTACAAGTTATAGTTAGGGATATGACTCAAAAAGAACTCAATGCTACTAATGGTCAAGGAATTGGTTTTAGTACTCAAGTATCTTCAACTACACAAGGTAATAGTGACCCACATGAGTATTTTACTACAGAAATAGCTCTATCTGATAAAGGAATGCAATTTGCAACAATTGCAGAAGAATTTCTTCACGCAGGACAAAAGCTTTACTATAAAGAACAAGGCTTAGCCCAACCTAACTCTATTTCATTAGAATTAGAAGCAAAAATAGCTAAAATATATGCAGTATGGGATAATAACCAAAGTTTAAGTCCAATAGATTTATATAAGGAAATGGTAAACTTAGGTTTTAATTCTTATGAGTTAGAAATTACATTTAATATAACTATTCAAAATAAAGGGGGAGGTGATCAGATAACAGGTATAACTTTTAATGAAGAAGTAATTAATTTTTTTAAAAATAAAGGTAATATTAATCCTGCTGAGAAAGAAAAAATTATTAAACTATTAAATGTTGCAGGTAGTAAGATTGAAAAAGTCTATAAGGGTATTCCAGGGTGGAAACCAAATGAAAAAATAGATACAGATCTTAAATATTTTGAACACCTAATAAATGAAACTAAATGAAAAAAATAATTTTATTAGTAGCTATTTTGATTCAATCTTGTACTCCAAAAAAAGAATATAATTCATCAGATCATTTTATAGCACAAGAAGATATAATTGATTCGTTGAAAGGAAAAGTGTTTCTAAGCGATTCTTTAAAAAAAATAATGTATCCAAATGATTCTTCTAACAAAAAGATATTTATAAGAAAAAATGATTTTAATTTCTCAGAAATAAATCTTGATATTAATAATTTTAAATATCAAGATTTAATTAAATTATTAGATACAGTAGAATATATTGGATTTAATGACTTAGGATACAAAATATTCAATAATATTTATTCATATAAGCAAGCAGATTCTATTGTTAAACATACCGTTGATAGTAAAATCATGACTTATGCAATTTATAAATTACTATTAGAGAGTAATCATTTGTCTGAAAAGCAAGCAATAGAACTACTCTTATATCTAAGTAAAGAAAAAAAAATAAAAGCAGCTATTTGGATTAATCCTTTTACTAAAGGAGAATACTATTTACATCAAATTGCTGTTGATGCTATATGGACGGCAAAAACATTTGAGTTTACTGATGAACAAGAACATATTATTAAACATTTAAGGAGATTTTGACTATCCCCCCCAGTTGGGCTTAGAATGAAAAAATAAATTGTTAAGCGTTGTCTATGACTACGATTTATCAGTATGGCAAATCTTAGATTTGCAAGTCAAGTAGGTATTTTCAGATAGAGGTGTCAGTTATGATACCTCTATTTTTTGTCTATAAAAAGGCTATTTTTATTTTCTTCTGTTTTGAATTGTAAATAGTGTGTCTTTTATCTGTGTTTCATCTGTATCTTATCTATTTTTATCTGTGTTTTGTTTGTGTCTTATCTGTATTTCATCTATTGCACATAAAAAAAACAGAGCATTTTACTCTGTTTTAGTGTATTCTTTTTGTAGAAGAATTGAGATTTATTGTAGAAGAGTCATAAGTGATACCTCTAAAAAACAAATCCTACTCGTACATCAAATGGACTTGTGTAAGGAGAGTTTTGTTGGTCAAAAAGAGGATTGTAGAGAGCCATAATATTTATTCCTGCCTTCTTGTTGAGTTTTATCATATAGCCTGCTCCTGCCCAAATAGCTGGAATCCAACGTCTTTCTGTGAGTCCTTCTTGGATAGGTAAGTCTGCGCTAATGTACTCAAACTCTGCATTAGCAAAGAAATCTTTGAACAAAAACAAACGTCCAAAACCTTTTCCACCATAAATCATAGAAGAAACCTTTTTTTGATACTGAAAACCTGTTTGGTTGTCTATGTAAATAACTTGGTCTTGCCAATACTGAAAAACAGGTCCTGCCCCTATTGAAAGTTTTTCGTTGAGCTTATAACCCACCAAAGGAGATACATTGATAAAAGTTTGAGTTCTTCCCAAAGAAAGCCCAAAATCTCCTCCTAAGTATATACGTTCTCCAAAAGAAAGTTCTTTTGTTTTGTCTATTTTTGGGTCAGTAGGAAGCCCTAACTTAGAAGCAATATTGACAGGGTTTTGTGCTTGAAGTGAACACACAACAAAAAAGGCTAAAGTACTTAGTAAAAGCCACTTAGTAGCTAGATTGAAATAACGCATAGTAAAAATATATTTTTTTGCAAAGGTAAGAATATCTAGTTAAAATACACTTTTCTATGAAAAGAAATCAAATAAAAATCACTTCTATCAAACCTTTTTCATCTTGGTAGTTTTTGGCACTACTGTATAAATACTGGTCTGCTTCTTCTACAATTCCTTCAACAACAGGATTATTATGGATATAATTTAGCTTTTGATGCAAAAATTTATCACTAAAAAGCTCTTCTGCGTGGTTGTTTTGTTGCCAAAGTTGATAATTTGTATTTCTACTATTTTTTTTGGCAGCTCGTTCGAACATCCACAACATCCATTCTCTTCTACTTTCTGGTTCGTTGGTATCAGAAATAGACTTAATAAGACGAGAAGAAGTAAACTTTTTAAAATCACGCAGAATATTAGACAGATTATACCCTTCTTTAGCTCGTATAATCAAATGAATATGGCTACTCATCAAGCACCAACCAAAAATCTCTAGTCCTTTATTATCTTGGCAATACTTCAAATTCTCCACAATAATGTTCTTATATCGTTGCCGAATAAAAATATCTATCCAATTTACAACCGAAAAAGTAACAAAATAAATACCATCAGGATTATTGATACTGTATGCTCTTTTGCTCATATTTTTTTATTGGAAAGATACTGTTTTTTTTATACAAAAAGCAGACTTTTATTTTCAAGTAAATACAAAAATACCATCACTCGCAAATCTAAGATTTGCCATACTGATAAATCGTAGTCACAGACTACGCTTAACAATTTATTTTTTCATTCTAAGCTGAACGGAGTAGTCATATACTACGCTTAACAATTTTATTTTAATCTACGCTCAACTTGGGATAGTTTCTAAAACTAGGATATTTTTCATAAAACTTGTCTTCCAATGTAACTCCCTTTATCATTTCATCAAAAGGGAAATGAAGATCATTTGCTTGACCTGTCCATTTATTTATAACAATTGGTTGCGCTCCTACCAAGCTATTTCCTGAGTTACGTACACAGTCTTCTGTATTGTATGAAAACGACCATCCAAAAGAGTGTTCCTTAAGAGAACGACTTACTATTTTCTGCTTATACATCTTACTTAGGCTTTCTAAGTATTCAGCCTGTATCATTTTTGCTTCTGTTAAATCAATCATTACTCAAGTTATTTTTACTTCGTGAAACATTTTATTTACCAACTTTAGAATATTCTATTACCAAACCAGCCTGCTTTATAGCAGCATCAATTTCATCAAAAATGTATTCTACAGCTTTCCCATCTGCTGTTGTTTTTTGAGGATCAATAAATCTAATCACACCATCTTTGTCTTTAAGAACTAAAAATATATGACCCATTTCTCGATCTACTTGTTTTCCACCTTCTATTATAGGCTTATATATAGTAACAACACCTACACTATTTGGTTTTAATTTATTCATATATGTTACAACATTAATAAGAGCACCAGATCTCTTGAACTCGTTTATGCCCCATTTTATCATTCGTTTTTCTAAATTAAATGTTTCTTCTACTAATTCTTTCATTTCAGTAGTAGGATTCATTCTAAATTTAGAAATTTTAGAAGCAAACTTTTTCTTTCCTGTTGTTAGTGCTTCAATAGCTCTTTCAACACAAGACACACAATTTGTGGTACCACCTATTTTATTTATATCACCCAAGAAAGCAGGAATATCGTCAATTTCACTTGATATTTTCCTTACTTTTTTACTATTTTTATAAGTATTTACAGCTTTCATTATAGTCTTATAGTGCTTATTCAACTTGAATAGTTTTAGAGCATCTCCAAAAGGTATCATGGAAATTCCACTTATAAAAGCATTTCCTGTATCTCCTTTTTGTGCATAATATACAGTTGAAATCGCATCCACACTTCCAGTAGGATCAAAAATACCTGCAATATCTAAAGCAGCCTCCAACATATCTGCCCCTTCAAACTTGAAGTTTCCTCCAAAGTCAAAACCTAGCGTACTAGCATCTGCAGTAAAATCTATAAGAGATGTTTTTACGCTTATGCTAGATCCATTTTTCCCAACAATTACAATATCTTCACCATCTATATCAATGAAGTATAGAGGATTATTTACTGCAAAATTATATGTTGAAGTAGAAGGATATTTGTATTCAAGAGGGTCACAAGAAAACCATCTACCAGTAACTTCGTCATATATTCTACCTCCAAAGTCAGTTTTACCAACAGCAATATCCCAGTCTTTCTCCATTCCATTAAAGCCATACCTGTACTCGCTATTCTGATACGTTCTATTTTTCATCGCCATTCCGAATGGATAGTAATCGGAAGCTGATAGCACGATACTTTTGTATGTACCGTCTGTATTTGGTACTTTAAAATCATTTAAAGTTACAAGTACATTTCCAAGATGGTTTGAGAACTCGTAGATTCTTTGTCCGAGGGCTGTCTTTTTGTGTGGTTCTACCTGTCCTGTTTGCTGTTTTAACGGTCTGTACTGTCCTAATCTACTTGAGCCATAGATTGGTATTTCTTTTATTGCGATGTTGCTGTTAGACGGTGTTTCTGACGTGTTTATTGTTTCATAAATCGCCATTGTGTTACCACTAGCATCTCGTAAATAATAGTTTGTTTGATGGGTTGTAGTAGTATGCACTTCTTTGAAAATACGGTTTCCAGTTCCGTCGTATTTGTAACGAATGACTGTTCCATTTGTTTTTTCTACTCGTTCTACTTTACCATAGATATTCCATACAATGTTTTCTATTCCATCTTGAGTATTTTTAGTTAGGTTTCCTATTAGATCGTACTCATATTTATATTCTCCTGTATTTCCTAACCCTTCTGCTGTTCCGTTCTCGTCATTTACCATCCAAAGTCTATTTTGCATATCCACTTTTAGACGATCGGCTACAAGAGGAGGGTTTTTGATAGGATCAGTATCAATGTGATCATAGTAGGTATAAGTTAAATCATCAATAAGTTGAGGAGTAGTAACACCATTGTATCTTTTAAGATGATCTATATTTCCATTTCTGTCGTACTTGTAAGAAGTACGATATCCCCCATTTGTTCCTTGCCAAACTGAATTTGCATCATTCCACGTACTTGCTTCTGCTGCTGCAATACGATGGAGTTGGTCATACCTGTAGTTCATGGACTGTGTTATAGGCTGTGGCTCAGGTTGGTCTTCCATTTTTCTAATAGAAGTCGCCATCGCAGCAATGTTTCCATTGTAGAGACTTTCTCTTTTGTAGGTATTATCTCCTACTGTATTTAGTTCATCTTGGTAGCCTGTAAAGTTAGCATACACTTCATTTTGAAGGAAAGTTTCTCCTAAACGAATATTTCCTGCTCGTGCGTTATAATCTCCTTCAAAATAATTGAGTGTATATGCATATTCATCTTTGCTAAAAGTGGACAGTTCTGCCCCATCTTTTGCTAAGTCGTTTTGTTCATTTAACCCAATACTGTTTACTCCTTTTATCCAGCCTTGAAGCGTATAAAAGTAGTCTGTTCCTTGTATGTTGTGCTGACCTGTTTCTATACGAGCCAAAGGACCGTGTGCATAGTAGAAATAAGAGGCTTCTCTTGTCCAGTGGTAGCCATCTAAAGACGTTTCTACTTCGGTAAGTCGATTATCTCCATCATAGCTATAACGGTGTCTAAATTCGTCTTTTTCTCCTCCTCGGTTATAGATTACTTCATTTACTTTTCCAGAAAGTAAATCATAGTTATATTCTACCGTTTTTTCTAGAAACCCTGTTTCTTCTGGCATTTTTTGCCATAGTTTTTCTACATTTCCGTGGATGTCGTAGGAATATCTAGTAATTGCTCCAAATTCTTCTCCTGTTTCGATAACAGCCACAGCAGCTACTCTATTTTTGAGGTTTTTCTGCTCGTTAGGGTTTACAATAAAATCTGTTCCATTAGGATGTGCCACTTCCTCTACATCGTAGAAGGTTTTTGTGCGCTGACTAAGTGTAAAGTTTATATTAGATACACTACCAGCAACAGGAGTTTGTATTGCAATAGGAAAATCACTATCAAAAGTAAGTTCTTCTATATCTACTTGTCCATCATTTAGTGAAGTTGTTCCAGTATTTAATTTTCCTACTTCATACGGTCTTCCGAGTTCATCAAATTTAGAATAGGCATAATCGTTATGTTTCTCCTGCTCTGCATTTTGAGAGAGTTTTACTCTACCATAATAATCTATCCAAAACTTAGATTCTCCTGCATCAGGCGTTTTTTGCCATACTACTTGACCTAGAGTGTTGTAAGTATATTTTGTCTTTAGGAAATGTATAGGATTTTTATATGCTGGAGAATTCAATTCTAAATTCTCATTAGTTTTTAGTTCAGCAATTGTAAGTGGTGTTACCCCTTCTGGTGGAACGGTCTGTACTAGATTTCCTGCTTGATCGTAGTAATAAAGTGTATAATGATACTCTTTTTTAGCATAAGTAAGCGTCATTTCCTCTTTGAAAGGCGAATTGAAACACTGATTTCTGTATTCTTCGTCTATTTTAGCTTCTATGGCTTCACGCTGTTTTACCAAAAGGCGTTCTGCATAGTCATCTAATAAATCTTTAGTTACACGCTCACAATCCTCTTGTAATTCTTGTGCTGTTGGAGGAGTAAGTGGTCTTCCTCCCCATAAATCTACACCATCTCCGAAGGTATAGGCTTGGTCGCAGGTGTAGAGGAATTTTTTGACGGTTTTAGGTTTGACAATATTACCATTACAGTCTTCTAATAGACAACTCATTTCTCGTCTCAATATAGACTGATATTCATCTCTATCAAACTGTGATACTACCATATCTTCTGCATATTGTGATTTGTCTTTTAGACGAATTAACTCCCCTTCATCTATATAAGTATCAAGATCAAATGTAAAGTATGCTAATAGATCTTCATTTTGTAATTGATAAGGCTCTAATGTAGTGGTGTTGAATTTCTCTACTACATTATCCCTAGTAAAGTTTTCATCGCTTTTCCAAATACGTAATTCTTTAATTTTAATGTTAGCATTTGAATTGATAAATCCTGGTATTGGAGAACTAGAAAACTCACTCGCTATAAGAAGTGGAAATAGTTCTGCATAATATTCATTAAGATGACCATCTACTTCACTAATGCCATTGAGTGTTACTAAACACCCATCACGATATATTTTTTGTGTTCCCCCATTCTCTAATTTTGCTTGTATATCTTGCGTAATAATCAAGTTATGACATTTTTTAATATCTTCAATACTGTATTTCTCTGTAGAATAACCTGTCTTGTTTTTCTTTATTTTGCTTCCTAACCCATCTTTTACAGTAAGACTTAAGTGGTAATATAAATCATACCCCCCATTTCTATATATATAACCTACTTCTACATTCCCTTCTCTAAATATTTTATCATATGGATTATATAAAAGTATTATTTTATCTCCCTCTTGTGGAATAGGATGTGACTCTATTGCAACAGTCATTTCAACCATAAATGCCATATTATCAGTAGGATGATAAACATCTTCTTGATGAATTACACGAGGAAAATTAGTAATACCATTTTTAGTAATTTCAATTCCCCAAGCTTCTGTAGGCAGAACAGGTAAATCATCATCATCATCACTATCAGCAGGTACTTCTACTTCTTCATAGTTATGTGTCTTACAATCAGGCACACTAAGCATAGCATAAAAGCCTTTCAAACCACAATCATCGGTTGGAAAAGCAGTCTGAGCCTTTTCTTTGATGGCATCTAGTGTTGTCTTTATATCTACAGAGTATTGATCAATGTCAGTATAGTTTCCATCTTCGTTATAGTCAATATAGGCATAGTTATTAGTAGGAGAAACAGCTCTAATCATACTTTCTACATACGCACGTACAAGTTCTTTTTGCTCATCTGTACTATACTCTAGATCCCACTCAGCATCACTATTACTCAAAGAACCTATACCAAAATGCACTTCAAAAGCGATTGTTAGTTCTGATGCAGAGGTTGGGTTATTTGTTATAACCTTATTATATTTACCTACATAGTAAGATGCATCTTGATCATCAAGTAAAGGAGATACCTCTTCTAGCCAAGTATATTTCACATACGGACTATAATAGAGTTTTTTGAACGCATTAGCTAAAGGTTGTCCTTTTTGAGCATTACAGTAAGTAAGGAATAGATCTTTAATTTCATTTCTTATGGATGTTTCTAATGACCAGTCTCCGTTACACTGTCCTATTTTTGTCTCCAAAAGAACAGTCATATTTTCAGCCCAATCTGTACAGTTTGCAGTACCTGTGTAGCCTAACCATGTTTGTTCCCACTGATCATCGTCTCCTTGAGAACCAAAAATAGCAGGGTTTGTATAAGCAAGGTTACTTAAAGTAAGATTTGCAAGGTCGATATTATCTGTACCAGCAAGTTCAGGAAGTAAAATATCAATAGCAGTAGGATCACATTCACTATCTTCTGTCATTTTTTGATAGAATACTTTTAAATGCGCTCGTTTGAAGTTTTGATAAAATCCTTGAAAGATAAGCCAGCTTTGTTCTCGTCTTTCTTCTATGGAAGGTAGAGACAGCGCATGTGCAAAAATGAGTGGTGCTAGTTCTGTTTCTATGGCATTCCATCTACTGTCTATATTGTTGATATCCTCATCTGTTTGAGTAACATACAATTTCCAAAAAGGGTCTAAGTCTACAGATTGCAGATCTAAACTGATAGGTTGAGAGAAGTTCTTGTCTGTTCTTGCTCCATCAGCATCCATATAGATACCCACAGCAGAAGATTCTGATCTTCGGCTCATTTTACGCATATAGGCATCGTAAAGATAGGAGTTTTTGAGTTGTAGCTTTAGCTCAGTAGGGTCATCTCCTAAAGGTAGGTTTGGATTATTAGTATCTTCTACGCACAAAATACAAAGAGGTATTCTATTATAGTTTGTTTCTAGCTCTGCTTCTGTTAGATCTTCATCTAGATTTATTTCTTTACCATTGTCATTTGTTATATCAGGATCTAAAACATAACGATTTTGATCAGCTTCACATTGATCAGCTATCTGCTCTGTTACTAGATTATGAAAATCAGCAGCAAGATAATCATCTGGATCATCACAATTATTACTTGTTGCTAATTGTGTTACTGTTCCATCTTCTTCTATTACTTCTGTACATTCTAAACAATCTCCTTGTGCTTTTTCTGCTGCTGCTAGTTCAGAAGCTCTACGGAAACGCTCTGAGGTTTGTGTCATCAGTCCTCCTGAGAAGCTCCTTACTTGTGTAGTTAAACTCTCTACAAACTCGCTTATTTGGGTAGCATCCCCAGCTGTAAGGCGAAGTTCTTTAGTGATGGTGTATTCCCCTGATGTAAGTCCTTCTAATTTAATAGTGACGTTTTCGTTGTTTACCTTTTCTTTCTCCTCTTCTGGTTTGGTACAATCATCTAGGGCTGCTATATCTTTCCCACTAACAGAAGCGATATGAGGTAAGGCAGTAATTGTTGAAGATGAACCCAGAAACCCATTGATAGGTTTACCTTGGGCATCAACAATATTTATCTCCAGCTCATACTCACACATAAGGCAAAGTTCTTCTCCTTCTGCTTGTAGGCTCGTTGTTGTCCCAACTATAGAATAGTCAAGTGTATAATCATTGGTTTCGGGTACGAAAAAAGTATGCTCTGTTCGGCTAACTGTACCTTTTCTTTGATTGCTTTTTATAAGGTTTTCTTCAAAGTCAGGAACATTAGCATC encodes:
- a CDS encoding RHS repeat-associated core domain-containing protein; the encoded protein is MAIYETINTSETPSNSNIAIKEIPIYGSSRLGQYRPLKEELGQVNKDLKTALGQRIYEFSNHLGNVLVTLNDFKVPNTDGSYKSIVLSASDYYPFGMAMKERTYQNEDYRYGFNGKENDTDFGVGKTDFGARIYDEKIGRWLACDPLENQYSNVSSYAFVDNSPIFFIDPNGEEIVPTIKDAKKLANYKSIMRKIDAYSILKLNNEILSSYTNMPNTQKRKKSKAWFFHLQVIVRDMTQKELNATNGQGIGFSTQVSSTTQGNSDPHEYFTTEIALSDKGMQFATIAEEFLHAGQKLYYKEQGLAQPNSISLELEAKIAKIYAVWDNNQSLSPIDLYKEMVNLGFNSYELEITFNITIQNKGGGDQITGITFNEEVINFFKNKGNINPAEKEKIIKLLNVAGSKIEKVYKGIPGWKPNEKIDTDLKYFEHLINETK
- a CDS encoding transposase, which encodes MSKRAYSINNPDGIYFVTFSVVNWIDIFIRQRYKNIIVENLKYCQDNKGLEIFGWCLMSSHIHLIIRAKEGYNLSNILRDFKKFTSSRLIKSISDTNEPESRREWMLWMFERAAKKNSRNTNYQLWQQNNHAEELFSDKFLHQKLNYIHNNPVVEGIVEEADQYLYSSAKNYQDEKGLIEVIFI
- a CDS encoding RHS repeat-associated core domain-containing protein — translated: MKRYFIFFLFFLSYLTASYSVMAQSVLNIAQEEVTQPLDISKNGNIILLNMGAGITDPDKQAFYTAPNFDLLFRLKYNKATKDSWDTNWEATVRFKLIRIAGTYPANKGVLDMSEVTLAPPLLDPFDELGENNDGIFELKINQSNIEDVNSDDFSQVFVDYEVISKGEIDGEKLPFDRNDLHDTSVSDPFTTAIQIVSIIVKKGDIDGDGLLDVISAEGTEGVEGYIPILEDGSQDPIISFEVTPKPREVYGKVGNFVGTEELNCNTNLCYREEFEELVWKKIENAHFYDLEWVFIDKYDSKTITTATEAFANRRGVRIRTSDRHYLVRLGTELTYPEGRIFFRIRGVGKQKPTEDSEVLITTGKWNYGLKFLHLGADYKDNTPDQNLILPLDSPIRDNIFYKSNVHEENRNWQYATVFAEEGKYKKVMSYFDPSLRSTQTLTNFTTDASGNKEGVTLVEESFYDYEGRAVVQTIPAPLHTSSLAHQSVTTSSGNNYDRVNFFAGNDKGKYDNLANSSPALDGASLTASYYSANPVAAVDFSTVDKFKHQDFVPISNGFAYTQVRYTNDGTGRVKAQSGVGEAFQMGGGKEVKTFYLNPSEEELRRLFGNQLGDISHYKKVVTIDPNGQKSVAYIDQAGQTIATGLLGNSPEQLRVLEDANVPDFEENLIKSNQRKGTVSRTEHTFFVPETNDYTLDYSIVGTTTSLQAEGEELCLMCEYELEINIVDAQGKPINGFLGSSSTITALPHIASVSGKDIAALDDCTKPEEEKEKVNNENVTIKLEGLTSGEYTITKELRLTAGDATQISEFVESLTTQVRSFSGGLMTQTSERFRRASELAAAEKAQGDCLECTEVIEEDGTVTQLATSNNCDDPDDYLAADFHNLVTEQIADQCEADQNRYVLDPDITNDNGKEINLDEDLTEAELETNYNRIPLCILCVEDTNNPNLPLGDDPTELKLQLKNSYLYDAYMRKMSRRSESSAVGIYMDADGARTDKNFSQPISLDLQSVDLDPFWKLYVTQTDEDINNIDSRWNAIETELAPLIFAHALSLPSIEERREQSWLIFQGFYQNFKRAHLKVFYQKMTEDSECDPTAIDILLPELAGTDNIDLANLTLSNLAYTNPAIFGSQGDDDQWEQTWLGYTGTANCTDWAENMTVLLETKIGQCNGDWSLETSIRNEIKDLFLTYCNAQKGQPLANAFKKLYYSPYVKYTWLEEVSPLLDDQDASYYVGKYNKVITNNPTSASELTIAFEVHFGIGSLSNSDAEWDLEYSTDEQKELVRAYVESMIRAVSPTNNYAYIDYNEDGNYTDIDQYSVDIKTTLDAIKEKAQTAFPTDDCGLKGFYAMLSVPDCKTHNYEEVEVPADSDDDDDLPVLPTEAWGIEITKNGITNFPRVIHQEDVYHPTDNMAFMVEMTVAIESHPIPQEGDKIILLYNPYDKIFREGNVEVGYIYRNGGYDLYYHLSLTVKDGLGSKIKKNKTGYSTEKYSIEDIKKCHNLIITQDIQAKLENGGTQKIYRDGCLVTLNGISEVDGHLNEYYAELFPLLIASEFSSSPIPGFINSNANIKIKELRIWKSDENFTRDNVVEKFNTTTLEPYQLQNEDLLAYFTFDLDTYIDEGELIRLKDKSQYAEDMVVSQFDRDEYQSILRREMSCLLEDCNGNIVKPKTVKKFLYTCDQAYTFGDGVDLWGGRPLTPPTAQELQEDCERVTKDLLDDYAERLLVKQREAIEAKIDEEYRNQCFNSPFKEEMTLTYAKKEYHYTLYYYDQAGNLVQTVPPEGVTPLTIAELKTNENLELNSPAYKNPIHFLKTKYTYNTLGQVVWQKTPDAGESKFWIDYYGRVKLSQNAEQEKHNDYAYSKFDELGRPYEVGKLNTGTTSLNDGQVDIEELTFDSDFPIAIQTPVAGSVSNINFTLSQRTKTFYDVEEVAHPNGTDFIVNPNEQKNLKNRVAAVAVIETGEEFGAITRYSYDIHGNVEKLWQKMPEETGFLEKTVEYNYDLLSGKVNEVIYNRGGEKDEFRHRYSYDGDNRLTEVETSLDGYHWTREASYFYYAHGPLARIETGQHNIQGTDYFYTLQGWIKGVNSIGLNEQNDLAKDGAELSTFSKDEYAYTLNYFEGDYNARAGNIRLGETFLQNEVYANFTGYQDELNTVGDNTYKRESLYNGNIAAMATSIRKMEDQPEPQPITQSMNYRYDQLHRIAAAEASTWNDANSVWQGTNGGYRTSYKYDRNGNIDHLKRYNGVTTPQLIDDLTYTYYDHIDTDPIKNPPLVADRLKVDMQNRLWMVNDENGTAEGLGNTGEYKYEYDLIGNLTKNTQDGIENIVWNIYGKVERVEKTNGTVIRYKYDGTGNRIFKEVHTTTTHQTNYYLRDASGNTMAIYETINTSETPSNSNIAIKEIPIYGSSRLGQYRPLKQQTGQVEPHKKTALGQRIYEFSNHLGNVLVTLNDFKVPNTDGTYKSIVLSASDYYPFGMAMKNRTYQNSEYRYGFNGMEKDWDIAVGKTDFGGRIYDEVTGRWFSCDPLEYKYPSTSTYNFAVNNPLYFIDIDGEDIVIVGKNGSSISVKTSLIDFTADASTLGFDFGGNFKFEGADMLEAALDIAGIFDPTGSVDAISTVYYAQKGDTGNAFISGISMIPFGDALKLFKLNKHYKTIMKAVNTYKNSKKVRKISSEIDDIPAFLGDINKIGGTTNCVSCVERAIEALTTGKKKFASKISKFRMNPTTEMKELVEETFNLEKRMIKWGINEFKRSGALINVVTYMNKLKPNSVGVVTIYKPIIEGGKQVDREMGHIFLVLKDKDGVIRFIDPQKTTADGKAVEYIFDEIDAAIKQAGLVIEYSKVGK